The stretch of DNA GCTGCTTCGACCGGGTCACTGGGAACGGTGAAAGGCAGTTTAGCCATAATGACGTGGCTTAGATAATTTCCCGGCAAATCGATACCCTCAGTAAGACTTGCTAAACCAAAGATAATACTTCCTTTTCCCGCATCAATTTTTTCGCAATGACGCTTAACCAGCATCTGTTTGGAATAATCATCCTGCATAATCACCAATGGCTTGAGCGATTCATCCAATTCCTTGAGGACGGCATGCATTTGCTGTCTGGCTGTAAAAATAACCAATGTAGCTTTTTGCGGTTCAATGATTTTATTAAGCTGCCCAACTAAGACTTGTGTGAATTGATCTGCATCCCGAGGATCAGCTGCACCCTGAGGCACCTCAAAGGTAGCGTTCTGATTATAATTAAATGGGCTTGGCACTATTTTATAGCGGGTTCCTTCTGGCAAGCCCATCCGCATTTTGGTACGTTCAAACTGATCGACAGAAGTCAGTGTTGCTGACGTCAGCACAGCGCCAAAACAGGCAGACCACAGCATATTTGACAATAAATCCGCAGCCATAATTGGACTACTCCAAAGCTCATAATCTGGTTGCCCCAGAGTATCCACTTTCATAATCCAGCGAGCTGTAGGGGCTGTCGCGGATGTCGCCGTACTCTCATCCTGCGCGTAGGATTGCCAAAGCATATTGGCAGCATGGCAGCGCCCTAACATAAGCGCTAAGCGTGGATACTGGCGATCGACTACCGACCTGACCTCTAGGTCGTTCTTACTTTTTTCCAACAGACAATCACTGACCGCTTCCAAGGCAACACATACTCTCCCATATTGAAGCGCCAGATTTTTCGCTATTATCCGTAATCCATCAGGCACCTCGCCCCGTTTAAAACGCCATTGCAGATTATCTGTTGCATCTGAATTTTCGACGATACTGCTGACTATTTCCAAAGCAAAAATAAGATTTTCTTCAATTGCTTTTTGAGTCTCCGGTAGTTTTTTCAGCTGCTCATCTAATTCTGCGGAATAACCAACTTGCCCCGTCAGTTGAGCCAAAAGTTTGGGGATTTGTTCCAACCACTGTTTGCTGGCTTTGATGCGAATCTGATAATTAAAATGGGATAGCGCTTTATCCGGCAAGTGGTGTGCTTCGTCAAAAACATAAATGGTTTCCGCCGGCACTGAAAGCAGTGCACCTCCACCCAGTGCTAAATCCGAAAGCACTAAGTCGTGATTCGCCACAATCACATCCGCTTCAACAATTTCTTTGCGCGCTAAAAAATAACTGCAATCTTTAAAGTAGGCACATTGCCTGTTGGTACACTGACGGTGGTCCGTCGTCACGGGTTGCCATTGCTTACCACTGAGAGCATCATTCCAACCGTCTCGATCACCATTCCAGGTATTCGCCTCAATGGCAGCAAGCATCTGCTGATAGAGCTTTAGCGTCGGTTCATCAAGCTTTGCAGCCAATTCGTCTTCAAATAGCGTCAGTTCTGGACCGAGTGAGGCATTGATATCGAGAAGAATGTCTAATTTCGACCGGCAAATGTACCTGCCACGCCCCTTTGCGATCGCAAAACTGAAGGATAAACCACTGTGCCGAAGTAAATCCGGTAGATCCTTCTGCACCAGTTGCTCTTGCAGCATTACCGTTGCGGTAGAAACCACCAGTTTCTTCTCTTTAGCCAGCGCAACCGGCAATGCGGAAAGCATGTAGGACAGAGTTTTACCCGTACCCGTACCCGCCTCGATGACACAGATATGCGACTCACCCAAGCGCACCCCGGCTGCATCCTCCTGAATACAACCCAGTGTTCTCGCAATTTCAGCAATCATCAGCCGTTGTCCCGTACGCGGCTTAAACCCTTTATTTTTTAGCACTACCCGGTAAGCGTCCTGGATAGCATTTTTAAGATCAGCTGAGAGCATTCGAACCAATCACCCCACCGGAAGGAACACCGCAGTGGCGATGCGATGAACAATTTTATTAATAGTACGCTCGGTGCGATCAGCAGTAATTTTAGCTATCATGTCCTGCAACATAATGAGCTTGCCAAATAACCGTTCAAAACTCAGATTAGCCGGTTCGTCCATGCTATTCGTCAACAAATAAAGCTCCCCTCTCGCATCGCGGCGATGCGCTAAACGCCAAGCAACGATTTCTATATTTCTGGCGCAGTTGTAAAGCTTTTGCGAATCCAATTTGTCGAGCATAAAGAGTTCCGCATTTTCATTATAGGCACGATAAAACATCCCCCTGAGTCCAACACCTAAGGCAAACACACGATCTCCTTCAAAACTATCGTCAAAACTGAGCAACATCGCATCAATACTTTCCCTGTAATTCAGCTCGGCAAAACGCAAATTTTTAGGATCAGAAAAAATTTGCTCGATCCGCTCGGCAATAGTGTGCATACCATTTTTTTGCAATTCTCTAGGGTTTCGTTTATAGAGCTTATACACCAAACTCTTGAGTAATATATTGGTCTGTTGAATATGGCTATCGCCCACCATATTGATATCGGACTTCGCCAGATTTTGAATAAGCCCTGAATTTGAACCACAACTGGAAATCGCCATCAAACAAGCAATTAAGCAACTTAAACGAATCAGTTTACTGTAAACTCTAGATAACATTCCGGATGCTCTGCTAATAACGAACACGCATGATATAGGACTGTAAAAGATGGAACAACTGGATCACATTATAGCCATACTTGCAATTACCATGGGGGTCGGCTGGGCCAGCGGTATCAATCTGTACGCCACCCTACTGATGCTTGGCATCATGGCCAACACCGGCCATATGGCCTTGCCAGCCAATCTTGAAATATTAGCTGACCCTTTGGTGATGTCGGCAGCAGGCCTAATGTACATGGTTGAATTTACCGCCGACAAAATCCCTGGCGTCGATACCGGTTGGGATAGCATCCACAGCTTTATCCGTATACCAGCTGGTGCTGTATTGGCAGCAACGCTAATTGGCGATACTAGCCCTGCTATTGAGTTAGCGGCAGCTATCGTTGGCGGGAGCCTGGCTACAGCCTCGCATGCCGCTAAAGCGGGCAGTAGAATCATCGTCAATACTTCTCCTGAACCCTTCAGTAACTGGCTGGTTTCGCTGGGGGAAGATATCGCGGTATTTATAGGATTATGGACAGCCATTCAACATCCTTGGATATTTCTAGTGTTGTTGCTGGCTTTTCTCATTCTTCTCATTTGGCTGCTGCCAAAAATTTGGACTGGGGTTAAAAGGGTTTTTTGCGCGATCTCACGGTTTTTCAAAAGCTCAGTAACAAATCAAGGCTCCAAACCTGCTATTCCCGTAATCAAAAGCAATAAAGACTCATTTTAAAAAAGAGTTTACCGAAATAGCGGTTAGAAACCTCTGACTAATTCAAATACCTCAATGGAAGAAACTTCAGCTTAGTCCTATACTTTCAGCCTAAAGCTTTACCGCACCAGGATTGTAAATCGAATGATAATATCTTTACCCTTAGGTCTTCGTACTCTGATTCGTCAGATAATACCCGCCTTCATCACATTTTTTTTGATCATGCCCGTCTTTGCCGATAACGATAAAATGGCAAATAGTTTCTATGAAGACGCTGTAACACAATTTAATGAACAAAAATATGAAGCGGCCATTATTCAGCTTAAGAATGCATTACAAAAAAATCCACGCTTACTCCCCGCTTTGGTTCTTCTAGGGCAAGCTCACCTAAAAGCCGGCAATTACGCTGCAGCCGAAACAACACTTAAAGACGCCGGTGAATTAGGCGCAGATCCCTCCCTATTAGCAATACCACTGGCAAAAAGCTACATGGCGCAATTTAAGCATGATATTTTTTTAGCCCAGTCTCTACCTAAACTACCGAAAAAAATACTTGCCGAACTTCTCGTACTACGCGCCCAAGCCGCGCTGGAAATTGGTAATGATAAGGCGTTTCTTGACGCCTTGAGCGAAGCGGAAAACATAGATCCTAATGCGGCTGAATTACTCGCCACAAAGGCCACACGGGCAATGCAATTAGGTGAGCTGGCAGAAGCGGAAAAAATCATTGATAGATTGCTTGATCTTTACCCGCGCAGCCCAGATAGCTGGATTGCACAAGCATCGCTCAAGCAACTTCAAGGAGATGCGGAAAGTGCGCTGAAAAACTATGACCTAGCGCTTTCCCTTGACCCAGAGCGCAGTGAAGCTCGTATAGCCAAGGTAAGCCTACTGCTCGACCTTGGTAGAGACAATGAAACCACACCGGAACTCAAAAAATTATCGGAAACGCGTAACTCAGATCCCCGCGTATCCTATCTACGTTCTATCAAGCTCGCGCGTGCCGGAGACGAACATGGCAGTCGTGATGCCCTCAACAGGGCTCTTAATGTCATCGAAGTGATGGGGCCAGATATCGTAGACCGAAATCAGCAACTGATACTGATCTCCGCCATTGCCAACCTCAACCTGGGTAACAAGGATTTCGCTCTACATAACTTTGAAAAATACGTAAAAATGGGGGGCAACGAAGTTGGGCCGCTCATATCATTGGCTAAACTCTATGTCGGTAGAGGTGACTATCTTAACGCCACTGATATTTTAGAAAAACTAATGGAGCAGATTCGATTTACCCCCGACCTGATATCACTGCTGACAGAGGCCTATCACGGCGCAGGTCAGCATCAAAAAGCCGTTAACCTACTCGAATACGCGACATCCAATGCATACGATTCCCCCAAACTGAATACTAGGTTGGCTATTTCCCGGCTCCAAGCCGGCTATATTGATCGGGGTATGCAGGATCTAGAGAAGATTTTCAATAAAACTGAAACGAAAGTACTCGCGGGTCTGCCACTCGTGCTGATGTATTTAAACAGAGGAGACTTTAACCATGCACATCAAGCCTCCGAACAGCTCTTAAAGTTAGAACCTGAAAATCTGACTTACATCAGTTTACTTGCCATCAGCAAAGTCAGCCTGGGTGATCTTAAGCTGGCACGACAGCTATTTGAAAAACTGCTAACCAATGACGCCTCACGTACTACGGCAGAAATAAATCTCGCTAAAATCAACACCTTGGAACACAACTTCACCGAGGCCAAATCGCTATTATCTGCAGTACTCATACGAGAGCCGAAAAA from Pseudomonadales bacterium encodes:
- the dinG gene encoding ATP-dependent DNA helicase DinG, encoding MLSADLKNAIQDAYRVVLKNKGFKPRTGQRLMIAEIARTLGCIQEDAAGVRLGESHICVIEAGTGTGKTLSYMLSALPVALAKEKKLVVSTATVMLQEQLVQKDLPDLLRHSGLSFSFAIAKGRGRYICRSKLDILLDINASLGPELTLFEDELAAKLDEPTLKLYQQMLAAIEANTWNGDRDGWNDALSGKQWQPVTTDHRQCTNRQCAYFKDCSYFLARKEIVEADVIVANHDLVLSDLALGGGALLSVPAETIYVFDEAHHLPDKALSHFNYQIRIKASKQWLEQIPKLLAQLTGQVGYSAELDEQLKKLPETQKAIEENLIFALEIVSSIVENSDATDNLQWRFKRGEVPDGLRIIAKNLALQYGRVCVALEAVSDCLLEKSKNDLEVRSVVDRQYPRLALMLGRCHAANMLWQSYAQDESTATSATAPTARWIMKVDTLGQPDYELWSSPIMAADLLSNMLWSACFGAVLTSATLTSVDQFERTKMRMGLPEGTRYKIVPSPFNYNQNATFEVPQGAADPRDADQFTQVLVGQLNKIIEPQKATLVIFTARQQMHAVLKELDESLKPLVIMQDDYSKQMLVKRHCEKIDAGKGSIIFGLASLTEGIDLPGNYLSHVIMAKLPFTVPSDPVEAALNEWLTDLGRNPFWEISVPDAAIRLKQACGRLLRSEEDKGRITLLDKRILTKSYGKAMLDALPDFQRVIG
- a CDS encoding DUF4126 domain-containing protein translates to MEQLDHIIAILAITMGVGWASGINLYATLLMLGIMANTGHMALPANLEILADPLVMSAAGLMYMVEFTADKIPGVDTGWDSIHSFIRIPAGAVLAATLIGDTSPAIELAAAIVGGSLATASHAAKAGSRIIVNTSPEPFSNWLVSLGEDIAVFIGLWTAIQHPWIFLVLLLAFLILLIWLLPKIWTGVKRVFCAISRFFKSSVTNQGSKPAIPVIKSNKDSF
- the prsT gene encoding PEP-CTERM system TPR-repeat protein PrsT, with amino-acid sequence MIISLPLGLRTLIRQIIPAFITFFLIMPVFADNDKMANSFYEDAVTQFNEQKYEAAIIQLKNALQKNPRLLPALVLLGQAHLKAGNYAAAETTLKDAGELGADPSLLAIPLAKSYMAQFKHDIFLAQSLPKLPKKILAELLVLRAQAALEIGNDKAFLDALSEAENIDPNAAELLATKATRAMQLGELAEAEKIIDRLLDLYPRSPDSWIAQASLKQLQGDAESALKNYDLALSLDPERSEARIAKVSLLLDLGRDNETTPELKKLSETRNSDPRVSYLRSIKLARAGDEHGSRDALNRALNVIEVMGPDIVDRNQQLILISAIANLNLGNKDFALHNFEKYVKMGGNEVGPLISLAKLYVGRGDYLNATDILEKLMEQIRFTPDLISLLTEAYHGAGQHQKAVNLLEYATSNAYDSPKLNTRLAISRLQAGYIDRGMQDLEKIFNKTETKVLAGLPLVLMYLNRGDFNHAHQASEQLLKLEPENLTYISLLAISKVSLGDLKLARQLFEKLLTNDASRTTAEINLAKINTLEHNFTEAKSLLSAVLIREPKNSQAMLEMSRISMRENNTRDALKWATDATAANPESFNTKRYLIELLIQTGELAEAAKYATEQAEKYQHNLYVLETQLKVLIAQNETKQALGLLSKMASLAASNPDWLLRIARYQIALDAQEQASYALFKALQSNPMHSESRVLLTETQLSLGRIDEAMDNAKFLVNKFPQMSIGFRLLGDLMMQQKKYPEAEQQYKKALSRQSLSELTLRLHIAQRRAKELNSAETTLTSWLSNNPEDLLIKNALAEFYVAQNKYTDAAKVYSQLIALQPQNPYLHNNLANTLLYLEKHNEAMASARRAYEILPKNPSINDTLGWLLILSGDFEQGLSYLREALTRAADNAEIRYHIAVALHRLGRDQEALLELNRILKRPQNFNGRKEAEALKIQLDG